In Saccharicrinis fermentans DSM 9555 = JCM 21142, a genomic segment contains:
- a CDS encoding PepSY-associated TM helix domain-containing protein, producing the protein MRNSKNKVTKIFKKLHRWPGLIISFLLLYYSITGIFMNHREFFSGIDISRTILPANFRYHHWNNGAIKGNLIINSDSILVYGNIGIWQTDSSFKEYRTFNAGFPQGMDNRKIFDLHRSQDGNLYAATHFGLYAYNKEQLAWTKFHLDVEIKRFVSIESIGDTIYAMNRSFLFKGRSKGSETEFKKIELKKPKDYKNQVSLFETIWQIHSGEILGLPGKLFVDLLGIVTLFLSLSGIIYFFFPKWIKQRQQKSKERTKIIKINRWSLKWHNHLGAWTFVCLIILFFTGMFLRPPLLIAIARSKVTPIKYSHLDQRNPWYDKLRDLLYDANKNIFLLSTSEGMYHLSTNNLTPIPFKIQPPVSVMGINTLKPYTQGAYMIGSFSGLFLWHPSHPEIYNYAQGEIYKGNHSGRPIGDYKITGHLTDTNGNQYMVDYDKGVIPLNHHGHFPEMPENVLKESKMSLWNLSLEIHTGRFFQQLISSFYILIVPLSGLIGMMVVLSGYLLWRKRYKKKNIP; encoded by the coding sequence ATGAGGAATTCAAAGAACAAAGTGACAAAGATCTTTAAAAAGCTGCATAGATGGCCCGGCTTAATCATCTCATTTTTGCTATTATACTATAGCATCACAGGTATTTTCATGAATCATAGAGAATTTTTCTCTGGGATAGATATCTCAAGAACGATCCTCCCTGCAAACTTCCGGTATCATCATTGGAACAACGGTGCCATTAAGGGAAATTTGATCATTAATAGTGACAGTATACTGGTATATGGCAATATAGGAATTTGGCAAACAGATTCTAGCTTTAAAGAATACCGCACCTTCAATGCAGGTTTTCCACAAGGAATGGATAACCGAAAGATTTTCGACCTTCATCGCTCGCAAGATGGAAATCTATATGCGGCAACACATTTTGGTTTGTACGCCTACAACAAAGAACAGTTGGCATGGACTAAATTTCATCTTGATGTAGAGATAAAAAGATTTGTGTCTATTGAAAGTATAGGTGATACCATTTACGCAATGAATCGTTCCTTTTTATTCAAGGGAAGGTCAAAGGGAAGTGAGACCGAATTCAAAAAGATTGAATTAAAAAAACCCAAGGACTACAAAAACCAAGTGAGTCTCTTTGAAACCATCTGGCAAATTCATTCCGGAGAAATACTGGGTTTGCCTGGGAAGTTATTTGTTGATTTACTCGGTATTGTAACCCTCTTCCTTTCCCTTTCCGGCATCATTTATTTCTTCTTTCCTAAATGGATTAAACAACGGCAACAAAAATCAAAAGAGAGAACAAAAATCATTAAAATAAATCGCTGGTCGTTAAAATGGCACAATCATCTGGGCGCATGGACTTTTGTTTGCTTAATCATACTTTTTTTTACCGGTATGTTCCTTCGGCCTCCTTTGTTAATAGCCATTGCCAGGTCAAAAGTAACACCTATTAAATATTCTCATCTCGATCAGCGCAATCCTTGGTATGATAAGTTAAGAGACCTACTATACGACGCAAACAAAAACATCTTTCTACTATCCACTTCCGAAGGCATGTATCACCTATCAACCAACAACTTAACCCCCATCCCTTTTAAAATACAACCACCGGTTAGCGTAATGGGCATTAACACATTGAAACCCTACACACAGGGAGCCTACATGATCGGTTCATTCAGTGGTTTATTTCTTTGGCATCCGTCACACCCCGAAATATATAATTATGCACAAGGTGAAATTTACAAGGGAAATCATTCCGGTCGTCCCATTGGTGATTATAAAATCACTGGACATTTGACCGATACAAATGGCAATCAATACATGGTAGACTACGACAAAGGTGTTATTCCTTTGAATCACCATGGGCACTTTCCTGAAATGCCAGAGAATGTATTAAAAGAATCAAAAATGTCGCTCTGGAATTTGTCACTGGAAATACATACCGGCCGTTTTTTTCAGCAGCTAATCAGCAGCTTCTACATCCTAATAGTCCCCCTTTCCGGACTAATAGGAATGATGGTCGTATTAAGTGGCTATCTACTATGGCGAAAACGATATAAAAAGAAAAATATACCATAG
- the hflK gene encoding FtsH protease activity modulator HflK — protein MESNFNNFKIESPLLKNILKYRKMIIIAFFSLLIFFGSFFQVEPEEVGVITRFGKYVRKVEPGLNMKMPFVEQVYKVAVERQQKLEFGFRTRKGGSQAQHARSGVKDESLMLTGDLNLADVEWVVQYRINKPYDYLFMVRNPEGTLRDVSEAALRQIIGDRTVNEVLTVGRTEIATKMEVLVNEICQEYSLGVKVDQIVLQDVNPPEPVKAAFNAVNQAQQERETLINQAKSEYNKVIPKARGQAEETIQKAEGFATERVNNALGEVARFNAIYKEYVKAPEVTKRRIYLETMGSVLPKLGSKIIIDEEGNSVLPLLQMQLNK, from the coding sequence ATGGAAAGTAATTTTAACAATTTCAAAATCGAATCTCCTCTTTTGAAAAACATTCTGAAGTACAGGAAGATGATCATCATCGCCTTTTTTTCATTGCTGATTTTCTTTGGTTCTTTTTTTCAGGTTGAACCAGAAGAAGTGGGTGTTATTACCCGTTTTGGTAAATATGTAAGAAAAGTTGAACCAGGGCTGAATATGAAAATGCCTTTTGTTGAACAGGTATACAAGGTAGCTGTTGAAAGACAACAAAAGTTAGAATTCGGCTTTCGAACACGTAAAGGTGGCTCTCAAGCACAGCATGCCAGATCGGGTGTTAAAGATGAGTCTTTAATGCTCACAGGCGACCTTAATCTGGCTGATGTGGAATGGGTGGTACAATACCGTATTAACAAACCATACGACTATCTTTTTATGGTAAGAAACCCGGAAGGCACACTACGTGATGTATCGGAAGCTGCTCTTCGACAAATCATTGGAGACCGCACGGTAAATGAAGTACTAACCGTAGGACGTACAGAGATAGCCACCAAAATGGAAGTGCTTGTGAACGAAATATGTCAGGAATATTCACTGGGTGTTAAGGTAGATCAGATAGTACTGCAAGATGTAAACCCTCCAGAACCGGTAAAAGCTGCATTTAATGCTGTCAACCAAGCACAACAAGAAAGAGAAACCTTGATTAATCAGGCAAAATCAGAGTATAATAAAGTAATTCCCAAAGCAAGAGGACAAGCCGAAGAAACCATACAAAAAGCGGAAGGTTTTGCTACAGAACGGGTGAATAACGCACTCGGTGAAGTTGCCCGTTTTAACGCAATCTACAAAGAGTACGTAAAAGCTCCTGAGGTTACCAAAAGAAGAATATACCTTGAAACCATGGGCTCTGTTTTACCAAAACTAGGTAGCAAGATCATCATTGATGAAGAGGGAAACAGTGTTTTACCATTATTACAGATGCAGTTGAATAAATAG
- a CDS encoding YtxH domain-containing protein, with protein sequence MKNTGLFLGGLLAGAMVGAAGALLFAPQNGKETRKQLRDKLHELEKEMNATKEKVKVKSGEIKDELRTKIHNIEGKIEKLLEEYKKTLEPTNSPN encoded by the coding sequence ATGAAAAATACAGGATTATTTTTAGGAGGCTTGCTGGCCGGAGCTATGGTTGGCGCTGCAGGCGCACTATTATTTGCACCTCAAAACGGAAAAGAAACCCGTAAACAACTAAGAGATAAGCTGCATGAGTTAGAAAAAGAGATGAATGCCACAAAAGAAAAAGTAAAAGTTAAAAGTGGAGAAATTAAAGACGAACTTAGAACTAAGATTCACAACATAGAGGGGAAAATTGAAAAACTTCTTGAGGAATACAAAAAAACACTAGAACCCACAAACAGTCCTAATTAA
- a CDS encoding DUF2024 family protein: MKVAIWDTYVEKKDGKKMHFDIAVPEEEKNALKIYHFGQEYLKGKDVQSETLSAKECVFCHIENANEVMVNAIQSKGYYIIEMENCD, from the coding sequence ATGAAAGTAGCAATATGGGATACCTACGTAGAAAAAAAAGATGGCAAGAAGATGCATTTTGATATTGCTGTTCCTGAGGAAGAAAAAAATGCCTTAAAAATATACCATTTTGGACAAGAATACCTAAAGGGAAAAGATGTTCAATCAGAAACGCTGAGTGCAAAAGAATGCGTATTTTGCCATATTGAGAATGCAAATGAGGTAATGGTCAATGCCATACAAAGTAAGGGGTATTATATTATTGAAATGGAGAATTGCGATTAA
- a CDS encoding DUF1858 domain-containing protein has protein sequence MHKGAVIAPLLKKYPYLKEFLISLSPKYKQLNNPVVFNTMGNVATLEMIAGRGDFEVEELIQKLEDRVALYNSKHR, from the coding sequence ATTCATAAGGGAGCTGTAATTGCGCCACTACTAAAAAAATATCCATACTTAAAGGAATTTCTAATTTCACTAAGTCCCAAATATAAGCAACTCAATAATCCAGTTGTTTTTAATACAATGGGTAATGTAGCAACCTTGGAAATGATTGCTGGACGTGGTGATTTTGAAGTGGAAGAATTGATTCAGAAATTAGAGGATAGGGTAGCCTTGTATAATTCCAAACATCGTTAA
- the hflC gene encoding protease modulator HflC, with amino-acid sequence MKNNKFILISVALAVLLVVIFQSAYVVKETEQVVITQFGKPVGEAKTEPGLKFKTPFIQKTNYFDKRYMEWDGDPNQVPTKDKKFIFVDTYARWQITDPLQFFKRMTNERGALTRLNDILDGETRDYIAAHDLEEAVRSQNRTPASSGATGEMISDSLDIISVGRQQLQDKILISANEKAKDLGIIILDFRFKRINYVKEVSAQVYERMKSERFRIADKFRSEGQGEASRINGEKERELKTIQSEAFRKAEEIKGKADAQAAAIYASAYNQTAASRELYGFLKSMETFETTFDTTTSVILSTDSELFKYMKSMK; translated from the coding sequence ATGAAAAATAATAAATTCATACTTATATCCGTCGCTTTGGCTGTATTGCTAGTTGTAATATTTCAAAGTGCATACGTGGTAAAAGAAACAGAACAGGTTGTAATTACTCAGTTTGGTAAACCTGTTGGAGAAGCAAAAACAGAACCCGGTCTAAAATTTAAAACACCTTTTATTCAAAAGACCAATTATTTTGACAAACGCTACATGGAATGGGATGGTGATCCTAACCAAGTCCCCACAAAAGATAAAAAGTTCATTTTTGTTGATACGTATGCACGATGGCAAATAACAGACCCATTGCAATTCTTCAAGAGAATGACCAACGAAAGAGGTGCTCTTACACGTTTAAATGATATATTGGATGGAGAAACACGGGATTACATAGCAGCCCACGATCTGGAAGAAGCAGTACGATCTCAGAACAGAACACCAGCATCTTCCGGAGCTACGGGAGAAATGATCTCAGACTCACTGGATATCATATCTGTTGGACGTCAACAACTGCAAGATAAAATTCTTATATCTGCCAACGAAAAGGCCAAAGACCTGGGTATTATCATCCTAGATTTTAGATTCAAAAGAATTAACTATGTGAAAGAGGTGAGTGCTCAGGTGTACGAACGAATGAAAAGTGAAAGATTTCGTATAGCCGATAAATTTCGCTCCGAAGGTCAGGGTGAAGCCTCTCGTATTAATGGAGAAAAAGAAAGAGAGCTAAAAACAATACAATCCGAAGCCTTTAGAAAAGCTGAAGAAATAAAAGGTAAGGCCGATGCACAGGCCGCAGCCATCTATGCCTCTGCGTACAACCAAACAGCTGCTTCCCGCGAATTATACGGTTTCTTAAAATCAATGGAAACTTTTGAAACTACATTTGACACAACAACTTCGGTTATCTTATCAACCGACAGCGAACTTTTTAAATACATGAAAAGTATGAAGTAA
- a CDS encoding phage holin family protein, whose product MSNKESLSDDLTEIKKEIESYVQNRIDLTKLHVAEDLSRFTAGVAVRLVLFYIAFFILLFLSIAAAYAFGRYTNSTELGFIIVAGAYLVAGIIFYLLRGILINKPIIQSFIHLFFPNYSNYDKE is encoded by the coding sequence ATGAGTAATAAAGAAAGTTTATCTGACGATCTAACAGAAATAAAAAAAGAGATTGAATCTTACGTTCAAAATAGAATAGATTTGACGAAGCTGCATGTTGCCGAAGATTTAAGTCGTTTTACGGCCGGTGTAGCTGTTCGTCTTGTTTTATTTTATATCGCATTTTTTATACTCTTATTTTTATCAATAGCTGCAGCTTACGCATTTGGACGCTACACAAACAGCACCGAGTTAGGCTTTATCATAGTAGCAGGAGCCTATCTGGTTGCCGGTATTATTTTTTATCTGCTTAGGGGAATCCTTATCAACAAGCCCATCATTCAATCATTTATACATTTATTTTTTCCTAACTACAGCAATTATGACAAAGAATAA
- a CDS encoding RelA/SpoT family protein, whose translation MEKLVEIDRYEKKEITKNYRSLLRACKNILSNDDIKEIRKAIEMALSRKKEFRRPSGKLSAIHSLEVANIVASEIGLGRTSIICALLYDVVQGDDVEKHEILEIFGKNVEDIVTGLIKVKGLYEKDTSIESENFRKLLLTFAQDVRVILIILADRLQTMRSLNLYDAESQQVIAAEVGYLYAPMAHRLGLYSIKSEMEDGVMKYTNREMYSFIAKKLNETKRARDKYIADFIAPIKKELEAAGLKFDIKGRTKTIYSIHNKMKKQNTPFENVYDLFAIRVILDSKEKDEKADCWKVYSIVTDKYQPNPSRLRDWLSIPKSNGYESLHTTVLGPDKKWVEVQIRTHRMNEVAEKGLAAHWKYKGGEGEKGMDAWLGNIREVLENPERNAIDFIDDFKLNLYDEEVFVFTPKGDLRRLPKGATVLDFAFDIHSGVGKQCNGAKINGKHASIKQVLKNGDQIEVLTSKTQVPRAEWLNVVATSRAKSKVKQALKEIQYKESEFGKETLVRRLKNWKIELTDQLIHQLVKHYKSKSINDFFREIALGTIDVTSMKDVVSAPDTKVLDKEKQEEVAQQKSATNFVAGYDELEDSDDVLVIDKNLKNVDYSLAKCCSPIFGDKIFGFVAVTGGIKIHRINCPNAPEMRSKFGYRIVNAQWNSGGTANFQATLKITGTDDIGIVSNISQVITKDLKMKMRSISIDSQEGSFEGTVTVFVNDTDMLGRLIKKVKKVKGVYNVSRIDSVV comes from the coding sequence ATGGAGAAGCTGGTTGAAATTGATCGTTACGAGAAGAAAGAGATAACAAAGAACTATAGAAGCTTGTTGAGGGCTTGTAAGAATATATTATCTAATGATGACATAAAGGAGATTCGGAAAGCCATTGAAATGGCTCTGAGTAGGAAGAAAGAGTTTAGAAGGCCATCGGGCAAGTTATCTGCCATTCACTCATTGGAAGTGGCCAATATAGTGGCATCGGAGATCGGATTGGGAAGGACCTCTATCATCTGTGCTTTATTGTATGATGTTGTTCAGGGTGATGATGTTGAGAAACATGAGATACTAGAGATCTTTGGTAAGAATGTGGAGGATATTGTTACCGGATTGATAAAGGTAAAAGGATTGTACGAGAAAGATACTTCTATTGAAAGTGAAAACTTTAGAAAGCTACTTCTGACTTTTGCGCAGGATGTGAGGGTCATCCTCATTATTTTAGCGGACAGGTTACAGACCATGCGTAGCTTAAATTTATACGATGCTGAGAGCCAACAGGTAATTGCAGCCGAAGTGGGCTATTTGTATGCGCCTATGGCTCACCGCTTGGGTTTGTATTCTATCAAAAGTGAGATGGAAGATGGTGTGATGAAATACACCAATAGAGAGATGTATAGTTTTATTGCTAAAAAACTAAATGAAACGAAACGTGCCCGCGATAAATATATCGCCGATTTTATTGCGCCTATAAAAAAAGAGCTGGAGGCTGCTGGCTTAAAGTTCGATATCAAGGGACGTACTAAAACGATCTACTCTATCCATAATAAAATGAAAAAGCAAAATACACCTTTCGAAAATGTGTATGATCTGTTTGCTATTCGTGTTATCCTAGATAGTAAGGAAAAGGATGAGAAAGCTGATTGTTGGAAAGTGTATTCCATTGTTACTGATAAGTATCAACCTAATCCATCCCGGCTACGCGATTGGTTATCTATCCCCAAATCAAATGGATATGAATCATTGCATACCACCGTTCTGGGGCCCGATAAAAAGTGGGTGGAAGTGCAAATTCGAACCCATAGAATGAATGAAGTGGCTGAAAAAGGACTTGCTGCTCACTGGAAATATAAGGGGGGAGAAGGCGAAAAGGGAATGGACGCTTGGTTAGGTAATATCCGTGAGGTATTGGAAAATCCAGAAAGAAATGCCATTGACTTTATCGATGATTTTAAACTGAATCTTTACGATGAAGAGGTGTTTGTTTTTACACCCAAAGGGGATCTGAGACGCTTGCCAAAGGGCGCTACGGTGCTTGATTTTGCTTTTGATATTCACTCAGGGGTTGGAAAACAATGTAATGGCGCTAAGATAAATGGAAAGCATGCCTCCATTAAACAGGTATTGAAAAATGGAGATCAAATAGAGGTGCTTACGTCTAAAACACAAGTGCCTAGGGCTGAATGGTTAAATGTGGTGGCTACTTCTCGTGCTAAATCGAAGGTGAAACAGGCGCTCAAGGAAATACAATATAAGGAATCTGAATTTGGAAAAGAAACCCTCGTTAGAAGACTTAAAAATTGGAAAATAGAACTGACCGATCAGCTGATTCATCAGTTGGTAAAGCATTATAAATCAAAGTCGATTAATGATTTTTTTAGGGAGATTGCACTGGGGACGATAGATGTGACCAGTATGAAGGATGTGGTGAGTGCTCCAGATACTAAAGTGCTGGATAAAGAGAAGCAGGAAGAGGTTGCTCAACAGAAAAGTGCTACCAATTTTGTGGCCGGTTATGATGAACTGGAGGACTCGGATGATGTGCTTGTGATTGATAAAAACCTTAAAAATGTGGATTATTCACTGGCCAAATGCTGTAGTCCAATCTTTGGTGACAAAATTTTTGGCTTCGTGGCGGTTACTGGAGGAATAAAAATACATCGAATTAACTGTCCCAATGCTCCAGAGATGCGATCTAAATTTGGATATAGAATTGTTAATGCACAATGGAATTCTGGTGGTACAGCTAATTTTCAGGCTACTCTTAAGATTACAGGAACGGATGATATTGGTATTGTTAGTAATATAAGCCAGGTCATTACTAAAGACTTGAAAATGAAAATGCGGTCTATTTCTATTGACTCCCAGGAGGGGAGTTTTGAGGGGACAGTAACTGTATTTGTAAATGATACCGATATGTTAGGACGACTCATCAAAAAGGTGAAGAAAGTGAAAGGCGTTTATAATGTGTCTCGTATTGATTCGGTAGTATAG
- a CDS encoding haloacid dehalogenase type II — protein sequence MKAVFFDMNETLLNLSLLKEQFNKYFDDQYVLKYWFTKLLHSSTVMGIMDEYKNFGELAEVALENLFNENNRTLTKETKSEILGAFRELPTYKDVRPALQWLKKNNIRVIAVSNSSLSMIEEQLTNAGIIDLFDQYYSVDAVKKYKPFKDIYQYVAKQEAIAVHDIVMVATHDWDLFGAKKAGLTTAYIQRKEELFHPLYAKADFYDTDLSALLTQVFNPVK from the coding sequence ATGAAAGCAGTATTTTTCGACATGAATGAAACCTTGTTAAACTTAAGTCTTTTAAAAGAACAGTTTAACAAATACTTTGATGATCAATATGTACTAAAATATTGGTTTACCAAATTATTACACAGCTCTACAGTGATGGGAATAATGGATGAGTATAAGAATTTTGGCGAATTAGCTGAAGTTGCCTTAGAAAATCTCTTTAACGAAAATAATAGAACCTTAACAAAAGAGACAAAATCAGAAATACTAGGTGCTTTTAGAGAATTACCCACCTATAAGGATGTTCGGCCTGCCTTACAATGGTTAAAGAAAAATAATATTCGGGTAATAGCCGTTTCTAACTCATCATTAAGCATGATTGAAGAGCAACTAACGAATGCCGGAATCATTGATCTATTTGATCAATATTACTCGGTAGATGCAGTAAAGAAATACAAGCCTTTTAAAGATATTTACCAATACGTAGCCAAGCAAGAAGCCATTGCCGTTCACGATATTGTAATGGTGGCCACCCATGATTGGGATTTATTTGGTGCTAAAAAAGCAGGTTTAACAACTGCCTATATTCAACGCAAAGAAGAACTATTTCACCCTCTTTATGCAAAAGCAGATTTTTACGACACCGACTTATCAGCATTATTAACACAAGTATTTAACCCGGTAAAATAA